The Micromonospora sp. NBC_00421 genome contains a region encoding:
- the ruvB gene encoding Holliday junction branch migration DNA helicase RuvB, producing the protein MTGDGLVSAYADDAERDAEVSVRPKRLDEFIAQHRVRDQLDLLLQGAMRRGAPPDHILLSGPPGLGKTTLANIVAAELGSGIRVTSGPVIERSGDLAAILTSLAEGDVLFIDEIHRIAKPAEELLYSAMEDFRVDVIVGKGPGATAIPLDVEPFTLVGATTRSGLLTGPMRDRFGFVAHLDFYSPADLEALLHRSARILGVPITPEGAVEIAGRSRGTPRIANRLLRRVRDYAEVRAEGVVTLETARAALTVYDVDALGLDRLDRAVLTALVDSFRGGPVGLSTLAVAVGEQPDTVEEVCEPFLVRAGLLARTPRGRVATEAAWRHLGRTPPNGTFGMEAPAVPDLFSNAPDPP; encoded by the coding sequence ATGACCGGCGACGGCCTGGTCTCGGCGTACGCCGACGACGCGGAGCGGGACGCGGAGGTCAGCGTCCGGCCGAAGCGGCTGGACGAGTTCATCGCCCAGCACCGGGTGCGCGACCAGCTCGACCTGCTGTTGCAGGGCGCTATGCGGCGCGGCGCCCCACCGGACCACATCCTCCTGTCGGGGCCTCCCGGCCTTGGGAAGACGACGTTGGCCAATATCGTGGCCGCCGAGCTGGGTTCCGGCATCCGGGTGACGAGCGGTCCGGTGATCGAGCGCTCGGGCGACCTGGCCGCCATCCTGACCAGCCTCGCCGAGGGCGACGTGCTGTTCATCGACGAGATCCACCGGATCGCCAAGCCGGCGGAGGAGCTGCTCTACAGCGCCATGGAGGACTTCCGGGTCGACGTGATCGTCGGCAAGGGGCCGGGGGCGACCGCCATCCCGCTGGACGTGGAGCCGTTCACCCTGGTCGGCGCGACCACCCGGTCCGGCCTGCTGACCGGCCCGATGCGGGACCGGTTCGGCTTCGTCGCGCACCTCGACTTCTACTCCCCGGCCGACCTGGAGGCGCTGCTGCACCGGTCGGCGCGCATCCTGGGCGTGCCGATCACCCCGGAGGGGGCGGTGGAGATCGCCGGCCGGTCCCGGGGCACGCCCCGGATCGCCAACCGGCTGCTGCGCCGGGTGCGGGACTACGCCGAGGTCCGGGCCGAGGGCGTGGTCACCCTGGAGACCGCCCGCGCCGCCCTGACCGTGTACGACGTGGACGCCCTGGGCCTGGACCGGCTGGACCGGGCGGTACTGACCGCGCTCGTCGACTCGTTCCGGGGCGGGCCGGTGGGCCTGTCCACCCTCGCGGTGGCGGTGGGGGAGCAGCCGGACACGGTGGAGGAGGTCTGCGAGCCCTTCCTGGTCCGGGCCGGTCTGCTGGCGCGGACGCCCCGGGGGCGGGTGGCCACCGAGGCTGCCTGGCGGCACCTGGGCCGCACGCCGCCAAATGGTACATTTGGCATGGAAGCCCCCGCTGTGCCTGATCTCTTCTCGAACGCGCCCGATCCACCGTGA
- a CDS encoding RelA/SpoT family protein, whose translation MEGTVHPTGDTDGAVTDRKNDPPASPAGVGDAAGAAPDGVAVESSTADDPSPSAGFALSNAPTGRRVRARLARFNAPWQSSQVSEVLEPLIASHRENHPKADARLLQRAFDTAARWHSGQYRKSGDPYITHPLAVATILGNLGMDTTTLVAALLHDTIEDTEYTLDQMRADFGPEVTLLVDGVTKLDKVKLGDAAKAETIRKMVVAMAKDPRVLVIKLADRLHNMRTLSFLPAPKREQKAKETLEILAPLAHRLGMNTIKWELEDLAFGTLFPKRYEEILRLIGEHQPQRESLLKQVTQKVGTDLKAAKIKAETTGRPKHLYSIYQKMIVRGRDFNDIYDLIGVRILVDTVRDCYAALGVIHANWQPVPGRFKDYIAMPKFNMYQSLHTTVIGPTGKPVEMQIRTYAMHRTAEFGIAAHWKYKEHKGTQIVGPPAHIDEMTWLRQLLDWQREAADPSEFLDALRFDLSSQEVYVFTPKGDVIPLPTGSTPVDFAYAVHTEVGHKCIGARVNGKLVPLESTLSNGDVIEIFTSKSDTAGPTQDWLSFVKSPRARTKIRQYFNKERREEAIEAGKDSIVKAMRKQGMPLQRMLTSDALMAIARDLHLADVASLYAAVGDSQVSAQSVVQKLMAAYGGEEGAAEDIAETAVATRPPHSRQNSSDPGVVVRGVSDVWIKLARCCTPVPPDSVFGFVTRSGGVSVHRDDCANAEDLRAQAERVVEVSWKLTSASTFLVAIQVEALDRHKLLADVTRVLSEERVNILSATVTTTRDRVAVSRFSFEMADPKHLGHLMAAVRKVDGVFDAYRVTSGA comes from the coding sequence GTGGAGGGCACGGTGCACCCGACAGGCGACACTGACGGCGCGGTGACCGATCGGAAGAACGATCCACCGGCCAGCCCTGCGGGAGTCGGCGACGCCGCCGGTGCCGCGCCCGACGGCGTGGCCGTGGAGTCGTCGACCGCCGACGACCCGTCGCCGAGCGCCGGTTTCGCGCTGTCCAACGCGCCGACCGGGCGTCGGGTGCGGGCGCGGCTGGCCCGGTTCAACGCCCCCTGGCAGAGCTCCCAGGTCAGCGAGGTGCTCGAACCGCTGATCGCCAGCCACCGGGAGAACCACCCCAAGGCGGATGCCCGGCTGCTCCAGCGGGCCTTCGACACCGCCGCGCGTTGGCACTCCGGTCAGTACCGCAAGTCCGGCGACCCGTACATCACCCATCCGCTCGCGGTGGCGACCATCCTGGGCAACCTGGGGATGGACACCACCACGCTGGTGGCGGCACTGCTGCACGACACGATCGAGGACACCGAGTACACCCTCGACCAGATGCGGGCCGACTTCGGGCCCGAGGTCACCCTGCTCGTCGACGGCGTGACGAAGCTCGACAAGGTCAAGCTGGGCGACGCGGCCAAGGCGGAGACGATCCGCAAGATGGTCGTGGCGATGGCGAAGGACCCGCGGGTCCTGGTGATCAAGCTGGCCGACCGGCTGCACAACATGCGTACGCTCTCCTTCCTGCCGGCGCCCAAGCGCGAGCAGAAGGCGAAGGAGACGCTGGAGATCCTGGCGCCACTGGCCCACCGCCTCGGTATGAACACCATCAAGTGGGAGCTGGAGGATCTGGCCTTCGGCACCCTGTTCCCGAAACGCTACGAGGAGATCCTGCGGCTGATCGGGGAGCACCAGCCGCAGCGGGAGTCGTTGCTCAAGCAGGTCACCCAGAAGGTCGGCACCGACCTGAAGGCCGCCAAGATCAAGGCCGAGACGACAGGTCGACCGAAGCACCTCTACTCGATCTACCAGAAGATGATCGTGCGGGGGCGGGACTTCAACGACATCTACGACCTGATCGGGGTGCGGATCCTGGTCGACACGGTGCGGGACTGCTACGCGGCGCTGGGGGTCATCCACGCCAACTGGCAGCCGGTGCCGGGCCGGTTCAAGGACTACATCGCGATGCCCAAGTTCAACATGTACCAGTCGTTGCACACGACTGTCATCGGGCCCACCGGCAAGCCGGTGGAGATGCAGATCCGCACGTACGCGATGCACCGCACCGCCGAGTTCGGCATCGCCGCGCACTGGAAGTACAAGGAGCACAAGGGCACCCAGATCGTCGGCCCGCCGGCGCACATCGACGAGATGACGTGGCTGCGGCAGCTGCTGGACTGGCAGCGGGAGGCGGCCGACCCGTCGGAGTTCCTCGACGCGCTGCGGTTCGACCTGTCCAGCCAGGAGGTGTACGTCTTCACCCCCAAGGGTGACGTCATCCCGCTGCCGACCGGTTCGACGCCCGTGGACTTCGCGTACGCGGTGCACACCGAGGTGGGGCACAAGTGCATCGGGGCGCGGGTCAACGGCAAGCTCGTGCCGTTGGAGTCGACGCTGTCAAACGGTGACGTGATCGAGATCTTCACCTCGAAGTCCGACACGGCCGGCCCGACGCAGGACTGGCTGAGCTTCGTCAAGAGCCCCCGGGCGCGTACCAAGATCCGCCAGTACTTCAACAAGGAGCGGCGCGAGGAGGCGATCGAGGCCGGCAAGGACTCGATCGTCAAGGCGATGCGCAAGCAGGGCATGCCGTTGCAGCGGATGCTCACCTCCGACGCGTTGATGGCGATCGCCCGGGACCTGCACCTCGCCGACGTCGCCTCGCTCTACGCGGCGGTCGGCGACAGCCAGGTGTCGGCGCAGTCGGTGGTGCAGAAGCTGATGGCCGCGTACGGCGGCGAGGAGGGCGCGGCGGAGGACATCGCCGAGACCGCCGTGGCCACCCGTCCGCCGCACAGCCGGCAGAACAGCAGCGATCCCGGGGTGGTGGTGCGGGGCGTCAGCGACGTCTGGATCAAGCTGGCCCGGTGCTGTACGCCGGTGCCCCCGGATTCGGTCTTCGGGTTCGTCACCCGCTCCGGCGGGGTCAGCGTGCACCGCGACGACTGCGCCAACGCCGAGGACCTGCGGGCCCAGGCCGAGCGGGTGGTCGAGGTGAGCTGGAAGCTCACCTCCGCCTCGACGTTCCTGGTGGCCATCCAGGTGGAGGCCCTCGACCGGCACAAGCTGCTGGCCGACGTCACCCGGGTGCTCTCCGAGGAGCGGGTCAACATCCTGTCGGCGACGGTCACCACCACCCGGGACCGGGTGGCGGTCAGCCGGTTCAGCTTCGAGATGGCCGACCCGAAGCATCTGGGCCACCTGATGGCCGCCGTCCGCAAGGTCGACGGGGTCTTCGATGCCTACCGGGTCACCTCCGGCGCCTGA
- the ruvA gene encoding Holliday junction branch migration protein RuvA — protein MIASVRGTVTATGPDHAVVEVGGIGLAVQCAPGTLAELRVGQPARLATSLVVREDSLTLYGFADDDAKQLFELLQTASGVGPRLAQAVLAVHTPDAVRKAIANADTAALTRVPGIGKKGAERLVLELRDRIGPVPVGADGAAGVTAGAWPDQVRQALVGLGWTAGQADQAVAAVAETVDGPTPPVPVLLKQAIRLLGRTR, from the coding sequence ATGATCGCCAGCGTGCGCGGCACCGTGACCGCGACCGGTCCGGACCACGCGGTGGTGGAGGTCGGCGGGATCGGCCTGGCCGTGCAGTGCGCCCCCGGCACCCTGGCCGAGCTGCGGGTCGGCCAGCCGGCCCGGCTCGCCACCAGCCTGGTGGTCCGGGAGGATTCGCTCACCCTCTACGGCTTCGCCGACGACGACGCCAAGCAACTGTTCGAGCTGCTCCAGACCGCCAGCGGGGTCGGCCCGCGGCTGGCCCAGGCGGTGCTGGCCGTGCACACCCCGGACGCGGTCCGCAAGGCCATCGCCAACGCCGACACCGCCGCCCTGACCCGGGTGCCGGGGATCGGCAAGAAGGGCGCCGAGCGGCTGGTGCTGGAGTTGCGCGACCGGATCGGCCCGGTGCCGGTGGGCGCCGACGGCGCGGCCGGGGTGACCGCCGGTGCCTGGCCGGACCAGGTCCGCCAGGCACTGGTCGGGCTCGGCTGGACGGCCGGGCAGGCCGACCAGGCGGTGGCCGCCGTGGCGGAGACCGTGGACGGCCCCACCCCGCCGGTGCCGGTCCTGCTCAAGCAGGCCATCCGACTGCTCGGCCGGACCCGATGA
- a CDS encoding adenine phosphoribosyltransferase, with amino-acid sequence MTETHSTGVRGDSGPEVARLVASRVLDVPDFPKPGVMFKDLMPLFADGDVFREVIDGIVAHHGRDSFDIVVGIEARGFVIAAAIAYATGLGVVPVRKAGKLPRPAYSASYALEYGEATLEVHQDAFTAGHRVLVVDDVLATGGTAEATLDLVERAGGTVAGFTVLLELGFLGGRERLAGRPVHALLTV; translated from the coding sequence GTGACCGAGACCCACAGCACCGGTGTACGGGGAGACAGCGGCCCGGAGGTGGCCCGGCTGGTCGCCAGCCGGGTGCTGGACGTGCCGGACTTCCCCAAGCCCGGGGTCATGTTCAAGGACCTGATGCCGCTGTTCGCCGACGGCGACGTGTTCCGTGAGGTGATCGACGGGATCGTCGCACACCACGGGCGGGACAGCTTCGACATCGTGGTCGGCATCGAGGCCCGGGGGTTCGTGATCGCCGCCGCGATCGCGTACGCCACCGGGTTGGGTGTGGTGCCGGTGCGCAAGGCGGGCAAGCTGCCCCGGCCGGCGTACTCGGCCTCCTACGCCCTGGAGTACGGCGAGGCGACGCTGGAGGTGCACCAGGACGCCTTCACCGCCGGGCACCGGGTGCTGGTGGTCGACGACGTGCTGGCCACCGGAGGCACCGCCGAGGCGACCCTCGACCTGGTCGAGCGCGCCGGCGGCACGGTGGCCGGTTTCACCGTACTGCTGGAGTTGGGTTTCCTTGGCGGGCGGGAGCGGCTCGCCGGGCGTCCGGTCCATGCCCTGCTGACCGTTTGA
- a CDS encoding MBL fold metallo-hydrolase, with translation MLVAGFPADAFGTNCYVVATAPGEQCVVVDPGIGVLDRLDAVLAEHRLHPAAVLLTHGHLDHTFSVAPVCGARGIPAYVHPDDRELLADPTKALSMDLTALFGGRLPYTEPDDVAELTDGATLALAGLEITVDHAPGHTGGSVLFRLPGAGSPWEAEQLCLSGDVLFAGSIGRTDLPGGSMPRMLTSLREKVLPLADDTVVLPGHGPATTIGRERASNPYLVDVAGPGGARPTAPTRGL, from the coding sequence GTGCTCGTGGCCGGCTTTCCTGCGGACGCCTTCGGCACCAACTGCTACGTGGTGGCGACCGCGCCGGGGGAGCAGTGCGTGGTGGTCGACCCCGGCATCGGGGTGCTCGACCGGCTCGACGCCGTGCTCGCCGAGCACCGCCTGCACCCGGCCGCCGTGCTGCTCACCCATGGCCATCTCGACCACACCTTCTCCGTCGCCCCGGTCTGCGGCGCGCGCGGCATCCCGGCGTACGTGCACCCGGACGACCGGGAGCTGCTGGCCGACCCGACCAAGGCGCTCTCGATGGACCTCACCGCGCTGTTCGGCGGCCGGCTGCCCTACACCGAGCCCGACGACGTCGCGGAGCTGACCGACGGGGCGACGCTGGCGCTGGCCGGTCTGGAGATCACCGTCGACCACGCACCCGGCCATACCGGCGGGTCGGTGCTGTTCCGGCTGCCCGGCGCAGGCTCGCCCTGGGAGGCCGAGCAGCTCTGCCTCTCCGGTGACGTGCTCTTCGCCGGCTCGATCGGCCGCACCGACCTGCCGGGCGGCAGCATGCCCCGGATGCTGACCAGCCTGCGGGAGAAGGTCCTCCCGCTGGCCGACGACACCGTCGTGCTGCCGGGCCACGGCCCGGCGACCACCATCGGCCGCGAGCGCGCGAGCAACCCGTACCTCGTCGACGTGGCGGGTCCGGGCGGCGCACGCCCGACCGCGCCCACCCGCGGCCTCTAG
- the yajC gene encoding preprotein translocase subunit YajC yields the protein MGRSHTVLYAAQSGGGAGSLTPIIMIALLFGVMYFMMIRPQQKRRREAEAMQSALGPGDEVVTIGGLYGTVVGVEDDTVLLEVAPGVQTRYARPAIARVVTRAERPEADEPVAEDAEAVKE from the coding sequence ATGGGAAGGTCGCACACCGTGCTTTACGCAGCACAGTCCGGCGGAGGCGCCGGCAGCCTGACGCCGATCATCATGATCGCCCTGCTCTTCGGGGTCATGTACTTCATGATGATCCGGCCGCAGCAGAAGCGCCGCCGCGAGGCCGAGGCCATGCAGTCCGCGCTCGGCCCCGGTGACGAGGTCGTCACCATCGGCGGGCTCTACGGCACGGTCGTGGGCGTCGAGGACGACACCGTGCTGCTGGAGGTGGCCCCCGGCGTGCAGACCCGTTACGCCCGTCCGGCCATCGCCCGGGTGGTCACCCGGGCCGAGCGGCCGGAGGCCGACGAGCCGGTCGCCGAGGACGCGGAGGCCGTCAAGGAGTGA
- a CDS encoding peptidylprolyl isomerase, giving the protein MTSTRERQRAAARARLEREMAERSARARKRRQTQAIVGAAAILVLVVAGTVWLATSLGGDDDDSKQQAAGTEGFSQCAYTEAPKEGRPAQIKDVGLPPTQQANKGTQTMTMETNLGPIVAKIDRTKVPCTAGSFTHLASKGFFDNSKCHRLVTEGIKVLQCGDPSATGKGWRQTDGTGGPSYALAEENLPTDKRPPYPEGVIAMANSGQEGSTGSQFFIVYGDSQLDAKYTVLGTVTTGMDLVKQVAAAGDDKAYAQQAGGGHPKKEVTITKLTMSDIEG; this is encoded by the coding sequence GTGACGTCCACGAGAGAGCGGCAGCGCGCGGCGGCGCGGGCCCGACTTGAGCGGGAGATGGCCGAGCGCTCGGCCAGGGCCCGCAAGCGCCGGCAGACGCAGGCGATCGTCGGGGCCGCCGCGATCCTGGTGCTCGTGGTCGCCGGCACCGTCTGGCTGGCGACCAGCCTCGGCGGCGATGACGACGACAGCAAACAGCAGGCCGCCGGCACCGAGGGCTTCTCGCAGTGCGCCTACACCGAGGCCCCGAAGGAGGGCCGACCGGCGCAGATCAAGGACGTCGGGCTGCCGCCGACCCAGCAGGCCAACAAGGGCACCCAGACGATGACCATGGAGACCAACCTGGGCCCGATCGTCGCCAAGATCGACCGGACCAAGGTGCCCTGCACGGCGGGCAGCTTCACCCACCTGGCCAGCAAGGGCTTCTTCGACAACTCGAAGTGCCACCGCCTGGTGACCGAGGGCATCAAGGTGCTCCAGTGCGGTGACCCGAGCGCGACCGGCAAGGGCTGGCGGCAGACCGACGGCACCGGCGGGCCGAGCTACGCCCTGGCCGAGGAGAACCTGCCGACCGACAAGCGGCCCCCCTACCCGGAGGGTGTCATCGCGATGGCCAACTCCGGGCAGGAGGGCAGCACCGGCAGCCAGTTCTTCATCGTCTACGGCGACTCGCAGCTCGACGCGAAATACACCGTGCTGGGCACCGTCACCACCGGCATGGACCTGGTCAAGCAGGTCGCCGCAGCCGGTGACGACAAGGCGTACGCCCAGCAGGCCGGGGGTGGCCACCCCAAGAAGGAGGTCACCATCACCAAGCTGACGATGAGCGACATCGAGGGCTGA
- the secF gene encoding protein translocase subunit SecF codes for MAKSGLASRLYRGEAGLNIVGRRKLWFTVAGVLVLIAVLSFAVRGFSLGIEFAGGNSFQVPASVGTLDQAEAKVNDALAAEGDGAKVVTAQKVGSTSGQYYELRTSQLSAEQANAVKAEMADEFGINADQISGSQVSEAWGSQVTSRALLGLVIFVLVVAVYLVLRFEWRMAVAAIISLFMNLILTAGIYSLVGFEVTPSTIIGFLTILGFALYDVVVVFDKVQENTRGITANNNQTYGEAANLALNQSLMRSLNTSVVALLPVGGLLFIGAGLLGAGTLKDLGLVLFVGMAMAFLTSILLSTPLLVLLKNQDPRIEAHAKRVLARRGAVARGEITPRGAARPAGDETVDEPIDPEAAALAGSAPKVGSRPAAKRATGARGGRPSGGGGNRPGGAKRR; via the coding sequence ATGGCTAAGAGTGGTCTGGCGTCTCGGCTCTACCGGGGCGAGGCCGGTCTCAACATCGTCGGCCGGCGCAAGCTGTGGTTCACCGTCGCCGGGGTGCTGGTGCTGATCGCCGTGCTCAGCTTCGCGGTGCGCGGCTTCAGCCTGGGCATCGAGTTCGCCGGCGGCAACTCGTTCCAGGTGCCGGCCAGCGTCGGCACCCTGGACCAGGCCGAGGCCAAGGTCAACGACGCGCTGGCGGCCGAGGGCGACGGCGCGAAGGTGGTGACCGCGCAGAAGGTCGGCAGCACCAGCGGTCAGTACTACGAGCTGCGTACCTCGCAGCTCAGCGCCGAGCAGGCCAACGCGGTCAAGGCCGAGATGGCCGACGAGTTCGGCATCAACGCCGACCAGATCAGCGGCAGCCAGGTCAGCGAGGCGTGGGGCAGTCAGGTGACCTCCCGGGCGCTGCTCGGCCTGGTCATCTTCGTCCTGGTGGTGGCGGTCTACCTGGTGCTGCGGTTCGAGTGGCGGATGGCGGTCGCCGCGATCATCTCGCTGTTCATGAACCTGATCCTCACCGCCGGCATCTACTCGCTCGTCGGTTTCGAGGTCACCCCGTCGACGATCATCGGGTTCCTCACCATCCTGGGCTTCGCGCTCTACGACGTGGTGGTGGTCTTCGACAAGGTCCAGGAGAACACCCGGGGCATCACCGCCAACAACAACCAGACCTACGGCGAGGCGGCCAACCTGGCGCTCAACCAGAGCCTGATGCGGTCGTTGAACACCTCGGTCGTCGCCCTGCTCCCGGTCGGCGGTCTGCTCTTCATCGGTGCCGGCCTGCTCGGCGCGGGCACCCTGAAGGACCTCGGCCTGGTGCTCTTCGTCGGTATGGCGATGGCGTTCCTGACCTCGATCCTGCTCTCCACCCCGCTGCTGGTGCTGCTGAAGAACCAGGACCCGCGGATCGAGGCGCACGCCAAGCGGGTGCTGGCCCGCCGGGGCGCGGTCGCCCGGGGCGAGATCACCCCGCGCGGCGCGGCCCGGCCCGCCGGTGACGAGACCGTCGACGAGCCGATCGACCCGGAGGCGGCGGCCCTGGCCGGCAGCGCGCCGAAGGTCGGTTCCCGCCCGGCGGCCAAGCGGGCGACAGGGGCCCGGGGTGGCCGGCCCAGCGGCGGCGGGGGTAACCGGCCCGGCGGCGCGAAGCGGCGCTGA
- a CDS encoding peptidylprolyl isomerase, giving the protein MASSRDRQRKLAREKLDRQLARRAAAARRRRQIQAGVGAAVVLVLIVAGAAWGLGAFDRDPEQKAAEDVCLWTPQDAGANTNLKDVGTPAAKGLPTSGVRTMTVDTDQGGPITAELDLAGAPCAGASIAHLAGASFYDNTRCHEITAEGALRCGDPSGTGLGGPTYTFYNENVPTGPEASPSASPAPGEPPAYPKGTVAMIGNPPGANGSQFLLFFKDFNPAQPAYPVIGRVTGGLDVVEKIGALPTVDNGAGAKVKPKTDVVIRKLTVGEAQAGSASATGSPAASPPAASPSAG; this is encoded by the coding sequence GTGGCTTCCAGCAGGGACCGGCAGCGCAAGCTCGCGCGGGAGAAGCTCGACCGGCAGTTGGCCCGGCGGGCCGCCGCCGCCCGACGGCGTCGACAGATCCAGGCCGGGGTCGGCGCGGCCGTGGTGCTGGTGCTGATCGTGGCCGGCGCGGCCTGGGGGCTGGGCGCCTTCGACCGCGACCCCGAGCAGAAGGCCGCCGAGGACGTCTGCCTCTGGACGCCACAGGACGCGGGCGCCAACACCAACCTCAAGGACGTCGGCACCCCGGCTGCCAAGGGTCTGCCCACCTCGGGGGTGCGCACGATGACAGTCGACACCGACCAGGGCGGTCCGATCACCGCGGAGCTGGATCTCGCCGGGGCGCCCTGCGCCGGGGCGAGCATCGCCCACCTTGCCGGCGCGTCGTTCTACGACAACACCAGGTGCCACGAGATCACCGCCGAGGGAGCGCTGCGCTGTGGCGACCCGAGCGGCACCGGCCTGGGCGGCCCCACCTACACGTTCTACAACGAGAACGTGCCGACCGGGCCCGAGGCGAGCCCGTCGGCCAGTCCGGCCCCCGGTGAGCCGCCGGCCTACCCGAAGGGCACGGTCGCGATGATCGGCAACCCGCCGGGCGCCAACGGCAGCCAGTTCCTGCTCTTCTTCAAGGACTTCAACCCGGCCCAGCCGGCGTACCCGGTCATCGGCCGGGTCACCGGCGGGCTGGACGTGGTCGAGAAGATCGGTGCCCTGCCGACCGTGGACAACGGGGCGGGCGCCAAGGTCAAGCCGAAGACCGACGTGGTGATCCGCAAGCTGACCGTCGGCGAGGCGCAGGCCGGATCGGCGTCGGCCACCGGTTCCCCGGCGGCCAGCCCTCCGGCGGCCAGCCCCAGCGCCGGCTGA
- the secD gene encoding protein translocase subunit SecD encodes MAPPQGQMRPGRQLAVLGFIFVVLFTLVFFSGGASGGWKDRLEPRLGLDLIGGTRLTLEATNSLDGKPPTSANLEEARQIIESRVNAYGVAEAEVVTEGNRNIVISLPGENRDLTDVGSAAELRFRKVLKAADGSGAVAAPATPTPAPSGSAAPSPSGSPSPKASGGASPKVTGSPSAGGQGGGAPAPSATPSGSPSPSAPAASPSTTEAPVPQSIEEQRKAVEKKVGAPAWAAASGLQAPADLATNPALAETFKPFGTLSAQEVAVLTPQMQFNVPTITCAQLDKRPPASIKDEKQQAVACEGGAAKYLLDQAKVVGTDVKDANAVLDQASTWVVSLNFTGDGQSKWTELTREAFNNTGGGCDQTALGQDGKCRVAVVLDNEIVSSPEIQGVLTGDSQITGSFDNTSANALASQLRYGALPVTFVPQEQQNVTATLGDSHLRAGLLAAGIGMLLVIIYSFFYYRLLGSVIFLSLVLSALLVFGALVVLGRSIGFTLTLAGIAGMIVSLGVAADSFVIYFERLKDEIREGRSPRSAVPRAWIRARRTIISANAITLMSAVVLYIVSVGTVKGFAFALGLATVLDLVVVFLFRHPIMTMFARTPAFLSPRVSGLGRALPARSADPGTARNSRVKEA; translated from the coding sequence GTGGCACCACCTCAGGGACAGATGCGCCCCGGGCGGCAGCTCGCCGTGCTCGGGTTCATCTTCGTCGTCCTCTTTACCTTGGTGTTCTTCTCGGGCGGCGCCAGTGGCGGCTGGAAGGACCGGTTGGAGCCCCGGCTCGGCCTGGACCTGATCGGCGGCACCCGGCTGACGCTGGAGGCGACCAACAGCCTCGACGGCAAGCCCCCGACGTCGGCCAACCTGGAGGAGGCCCGGCAGATCATCGAGAGCCGGGTCAACGCCTACGGGGTGGCCGAGGCCGAGGTGGTCACCGAGGGCAACCGGAACATCGTCATCTCCCTGCCCGGTGAGAACCGTGACCTCACCGACGTCGGCAGCGCCGCGGAGCTGCGCTTCCGCAAGGTACTCAAGGCCGCCGACGGCAGCGGCGCGGTCGCCGCCCCGGCGACCCCGACGCCGGCCCCGTCCGGCAGCGCCGCGCCGAGCCCGTCGGGCAGCCCCTCGCCGAAGGCCTCCGGCGGCGCGTCGCCCAAGGTGACCGGCTCGCCGAGCGCCGGTGGTCAGGGCGGCGGCGCCCCCGCGCCGAGCGCCACCCCGTCCGGGTCGCCCTCGCCGAGCGCCCCCGCCGCCTCGCCCAGCACCACCGAGGCCCCGGTGCCGCAGAGCATCGAGGAGCAGCGCAAGGCCGTCGAGAAGAAGGTGGGCGCGCCCGCCTGGGCCGCCGCGAGCGGGCTCCAGGCCCCGGCCGACCTGGCCACCAACCCGGCCCTGGCGGAGACGTTCAAGCCGTTCGGCACGCTCTCCGCGCAGGAGGTCGCGGTGCTGACCCCGCAGATGCAGTTCAACGTGCCGACCATCACCTGCGCCCAGCTCGACAAGCGGCCCCCCGCGTCGATCAAGGACGAGAAGCAGCAGGCGGTCGCCTGTGAGGGCGGCGCGGCGAAGTACCTGCTCGACCAGGCCAAGGTGGTGGGCACCGACGTCAAGGACGCCAACGCCGTCCTCGACCAGGCGAGCACCTGGGTGGTCAGCCTGAACTTCACCGGTGACGGTCAGTCCAAGTGGACCGAGCTGACCCGGGAGGCGTTCAACAACACCGGTGGCGGCTGCGACCAGACGGCGCTGGGCCAGGACGGCAAGTGCCGGGTGGCGGTGGTGCTGGACAACGAGATCGTCTCCTCGCCCGAGATCCAGGGCGTGCTGACCGGCGACTCGCAGATCACCGGCAGCTTCGACAACACCTCGGCGAACGCGCTGGCCAGCCAGCTGCGCTACGGCGCGCTGCCGGTCACCTTCGTGCCGCAGGAGCAGCAGAACGTCACGGCGACGCTGGGCGACAGCCACCTGCGGGCCGGTCTGCTGGCCGCCGGCATCGGCATGCTGCTGGTCATCATCTACTCGTTCTTCTACTACCGGCTGCTCGGTTCGGTGATCTTCCTGAGCCTGGTGCTCTCCGCGCTGCTGGTCTTCGGCGCGCTGGTGGTGCTCGGCCGGTCGATCGGCTTCACCCTCACCCTGGCCGGCATCGCCGGCATGATCGTCTCGCTCGGTGTGGCGGCGGACTCGTTCGTCATCTACTTCGAGCGGCTCAAGGACGAGATCCGGGAGGGGCGCAGCCCGCGCAGCGCGGTGCCCCGGGCCTGGATTCGGGCCCGCCGGACGATCATCTCGGCGAACGCGATCACCCTGATGTCCGCCGTGGTGCTCTACATCGTCTCGGTCGGCACGGTGAAGGGCTTCGCCTTCGCCCTCGGCCTGGCGACCGTGCTCGACCTGGTGGTCGTCTTCCTCTTCCGGCACCCGATCATGACGATGTTCGCCCGGACCCCGGCGTTCCTGTCGCCCCGGGTCAGCGGCCTCGGTCGGGCCCTGCCCGCCCGTTCGGCCGACCCGGGCACCGCCCGCAACTCGCGCGTCAAGGAGGCCTGA